The genome window GTGTTAGGAGAAGACAGGCTGGCTGTTCTGCACTTTGAGCTTTAACCCCGCTCACAGATGACTTCGATCACACTCTGCTCCATTGGGGCAGGATCCAGGCAGCGGTGGGCGGAGCTCCCCACTATCTCATCCAGCAGGAAGTGCACAAGGTTTTCGTCGGAGACGAACCGCCACAGGTACATCTGCAGGTAGTGGCAGTCAACCTGGATCTGCTGCAGTCCGTAACGGCCAAAAGTGCGCAGGCGGACACACTCCAGGAAAGTCTTTAAACTGATTTTGATAATTCCTGTCATCACGGAGACCTGGAAcagtggaagtgtgtgtgagatatgtTTTTCACTATAGATAACACATCAGAATATTTAAGACCTGCACTCACCTTGTTGAACTCTACTGAGCTGAAGATGTCAATCCTCTCAGAAAACAGCTTGTGTATGTTGCTCAGTAGATTAGTATCCATGGGAGCACTGCaggcaaacaaaagacaaattaCTCAAGTGCCTccacaattaaaataatgaccTTATTCTTATGATTGAAGACAAGTCAAATGTTCCCCCTGCTGTGGAAGTGAAGGAGGTAATACAGATGATCTGCCTGCGTCCGTTTGTATGCAATATCTTAACAATATCATACATGGACAGAAGAATGCACAAGAATTAATGGTGGACATGTGTAACTGCTGACGAGAGGGAGTTTTGATGGATCTTGGCTTTAGATTTAGGAAAGAGCTCTGCTTTACATATTTTCACTTCTAAATGATGCATCTGTCTCATATTgaagaaatgacaaaaacacactaaaTGAAGTCTAACACCCCTTTTGAACCAAAATTATTGCATAAATGTGGGATTTTTAAAGCATTAATAGGCGATAGACTCTTCTCCCGTTGCCAATAGACGAGTACgcctttctgttttcttcccTGGTGTGTCACGTTCAACGTCACAAACACACTGGAAAGGCGGGTTAGTTAACAGTGGAAACAGTGGTTACTTCTTTTTTATATCCGTTACCGTCTCACTTTCAAACTGTCAAACCAGATGATTGTTGGAAAAGTGGAAAGACTAACAAAGACAGTTTTGAtgagttttgtttctgttgagtttgaataaagtgtgttttatgatGATCAGTGAGGTAAAATTACTTTTGTCTGACTAGAGTCTGGTGGCTTGAAGGAAATCCTATAAATTGTAAGtttttgtaataaattataataatgttcttttatattatatatacactcaCTAGCACACAGCATCGAGCTGGAAAAAGGGCAACATTAGCATGCTCATGACTTCATCCGTTCAATCTATCCCTGACAGTCTGATTTGTtgtaaacatataaaaatgctgtcataaaaccaaaaaaaaaaaaagttctgcGCTTTGTTTTAGCAggtcaccaccaccaccaccgcagCTTGTTTACCTTGGAGTGTAGCTGGCAGCATAGCGGGCCTGCTGCCTCGAGCTGCTGTAGACAGAGAAAGTCCTCTTGCTGGAGTCACTGCTGTGTGCTTTCCTCACACCTTCTTCATACAAGAAACCGACCTACAGGAGAGCAGACAGTTCATAAGGCAGACTACTCACACACACGGTGTGGAAAGCGGACTGGACTTCAAGACAGAATGCAGATGATGATGTTGTAAACTGTCACCTGCACATCAATCGAGGTGGTGTCTTCTACTACTCTCTTCATCACAGCACGGACATTTCGTGGCTCGATGGTGTTGACCCAGTCTCGTGTTTCCACACTCTTTCTTAACATTTGGGAGATAATGAGGCCCTGAACCtgcataaacaaacaacaaattaaaCTTATATATGTGCGAAAAGGTTATTGTATAATAGTTTCCTGCAGGGATGTCTCACTCAGTGAATGTTGTAGGTTCAAACATACCTTTACATAATGGTTGAGCAGTTTCTGTGCTGCCTCCCTGGCTTCTGTACATAAAGTTGTGACAGGTGTAACGGGACTGTGGTGCTGAGaaggataaaaagaaaaagacctgtattatatcatatatgGCAGTGAAATAGGTaggaaaatatgaataaaatagaTGCATGCTGCTGCATTTACAAGGTGCCAAGCATTTACCTGCACAAGGAACTGTTCGTCTGTGAGAGTGAGTATGTAGGAGATAGTGGAGGTTTCATAGTCCAAGCAGAGGCgagacagcagcaacagaaggGCCGGAGGAGTGGAACCTCCCTTGTCGCCAGCACTCTCACAAAACTGGCGAGAAGACTGGCACACAAACTTTATAAAGCTCACCACCAGGCTCTCACGTACACCCTGGCTGCAGAATTCACCCTACGAGgagaagacacacagaaacagctgTCACTCTCACTATTGGGTAGAGTAGAACATTATTTTTTGGAGTAAGCTggcaaataaacagaaaaactatCCACCTTAAAGTATGGCTTGTTGGAGAATGTAATGTCCTTAGCTGTGAAGAGATGCACTGATGCCAGCACTGACTTAATCTGATTGAGAATAGAGGCtgacagggaggagagcagCTCTGGCAGGCTGGTCGGAGCATCTCTGCCAGAGGCCACCCCCCCTAGAAGAGCTCCTCCTCCCGCCACTGAAGCACTGGCCACAGAGAGCCGAGGTGTCGCCAGGGCCTGCCTCACGTCCGTTAAGCTGTCCATGTAGAAGCTCTGCAGGGCAGAGAGGTACTGCTTCACTCGCTCCGTTGCCGCCCGTATCACAATCTCAGTCCCCTGGGATGACACGGAAGAGCCTGGCAGCAGTTTAGTCACAGCCTGAAGTCTGCGGTGGAAGCGATCGAGTGCGCGGACCAAGAGGGAGTTATCTCCGACACCTTTCTCCTCTTGTATCCTCCGCTCCACAAGCGAGAAATACCGAGTAGCCAGATCATCcacaaaaacatgcaatttACCATTTGCCATCTGAGGAATGTTTTTGGATGCAAGCTCACCTGTCTGAGCGTGGTTGATAAATAGTTCTTGATAGGATGTTATTGCTAAACATAAGCTGCTGACAAATTCATTGCAGCCTCTGTCAATGAATTCCAGGATGTCAGTGTTTGAGCTGGGAGAAAAGATATTGCTCGTTTTAGGGAAGTTATGAGTCGGAGATCCAGGGGCTGCAGGAGATGACAATCCGCGTGCAGAAACATCTTTCACGGCTGAGGCAGACGGGTACGGTCTTATCTCTGCTTCCAGACCCTGGAGGTCCGACTCGAGTCGAGACCGCGCATGGCTCAGGAATTTATCACAGAGCTCCTCCGCTGGCTCATCCAACTGTAGCAGCATCTCCACACACTCTGATAAATCTTTAGCGCTTGACCCACCATCCCTTAAGAGACAACAAATCAGGTAGAAATAGTGGATCTACAAGAAATAAATCTGTCTTTCAACATTTTGAAATTCAAACTGCAAAAAGGATTTTGTAAAAGGCAAGCACAACATTCAATGATGACAAATTCACTTTTTAGTTGAGTAGCATGAATATCTGCAATACACAATGCAGCAAATTGGCAATATTGATTTGAGTAAAATCAGGGTTAAATTAGAAAAGTGTCATTTAATCCTAATTCATTTCTATGGTTCATGAACTCTAGGTACACTCGTCAATCACGTTTCTTGTTAGCAGTAAACGTGACTCAAGTGTTATGTTCTCTCACAGTGCCGTCTCTAATCTGATTGTAGGTTGAGAGTTTCCCACCTGAACTTCTGTCGAAGCTCCTGTGCCAGCTTGTCCATGATGGCGTGACAGTCGTCCTGAATCCCCTTGAAGGAGGGCAGGTGGCTGTACTGCTGCAGCACACAGCGGGCAAGGCGGTGGGACCTCACCGCCTGAGCATAGGCCTGCATCTCCAGACACTTATTTAATCTAGCAGGCAGTTCAAACAAAAACTGCAGCTTCCTTAACAGAGTGTGAACTCCTGGGGTGGAACGACAAGAGGAAAATTAGAAAATAACCATCACATCAAGTCCCACAAATGactcaacaaaacaaactaccAATGTAGGTCTCACCTGAGAGTTTTGTAATCTGTGCGTGCTGGTCTTGAAGAGTACCACTAATACGAGCACTGAACTCGGTGATTGCAGACATATTAGCAGACAGGCAATCCATCTCATCCTCCATCTTTTTGAAATCATTCTTCATCTTTCTTATGGTGTCTGCAAAGACATGGCAAAATGTCCATCAACGAAATCTGACAACATTTCAACAGTAACTAACAGCGAGTGAGTCGTTCCCTCACCTGTAGCAGATATGAACTTGTTGTAGTTTTCATACACAAGCGTCTGCATGTCACTGTCCAAAGAGCGGATCTGCTTGACCATGCACGTCTCCTGGTCCATCAACTCCGCAAGAGAGCACTCTCTTCTAAGCTGCATttggacacaaaacacacaaatagtCAGTTACACCAAAAAAAGTACATACAATCCGACGTTAAATGACACACTATTCAGTATACTTTTGTTATTCATAAAGCAGCTTTCTTCATAACTGATTCAACCAAAGGGGTGTATCATCCACAGCCAGTAAGTGTGTGTACAGTCAATCACAACCATTCCCCCGCAAAAAAAGGTATATGCAAGAGTGCAATATGTGTATGGAATTGAAGTTACTGAATGTATACTGGTGATTTGTTGTACTGTGTGGTTAAAATGTCTTGTCCACTTCATTCTCTGCCATTATCACAAGACGTAATGTTGGTTGAATGACCACCTGGTAATTTATGCATTGTTTGGTAATACAAACGGCAATATATTCCCACTTAGCTTTGTGATTCTTTAGCCTTTATCACAAGACCTCATATTAAATCACTctgcattttctttatataGGTGTCCATATTCTCTGGCACACCGAAGGAGACTTTGTAGTGTGTCATCAATCAATTTAAACTGCCTGCTTGTGATGGTCAGACACGCAAATAGCAAATGGCACTCTGGGTATTGGTGTTTATTAGCAGTGATGGGAGTCAGCAACAATAAAACGCAATGAGACTCTTCTAAAAACATTggtttattgtatattttaagtTACTAGGCTAGGCCTACACATTAGCCGGTTCAGGTAACACTCATATTGCGACAGCTTTAATAGCATACTGTTTCTACTGTGtctattactgtgtgtgtgtcacagtggaAACAGTTCACATGACAGCAGTGCTCCTCACCTTGTTGAGAAAGAGCTCGGGGTCAAACTGCGGCCCGTTGATGTCGCAGGGATCCAGGGAGTCCGCCAGCTCCGCGGTCTTTCCTTCCTCGTTCAACCCGTAGTAGAGCTTCAGCATGCCGTGCACCCTGCGCTTCCTGTCGGGGCCGGAGTCCCCCGACACCGCCACCAAGCCGTCTGCCTCACTGTCCATACTGTATGCCGGCAAGGtgacaaatgtacaaataaaatgacGATAAACAAAGATGACGGGCGTCCAGCTGGCAGGTAAAAACGGACAATCACTGCCTGAAAACGTTATCTTCTTGCTCCAAAGTGACTGATATTGGTGTCGCTTAGCTGCCTGCTCTTAATACGAGagtttttcaaaaacaattattggAAAATGTCATATTCCTTCTGATACACAAGCAGCTAGCTTGAAAACCAGTTGAAAACGTCACTGCTTTCCGGGTTTGTAGCCTATCCAGTGTTACGTCGTCAAAGAGTATGTGTAGTCAAGAGAGTTAACTATACAAATCAATTTGGTGAGGAACGTACTTCTTGTCTGACAGTCCGGAAGTCCACTACTGCATATCATACTATTatcagagacatttaaaaaaagttaacatgtgtaaatatctaATAAGTATATGGTAAATATCTAATGTTAccagaataaaatataaatacataagacCGCTCCCACTTAGGAGACATACCATTGGCGCCGATTGTAATGCACTATCTTTACTTATAGAACATCTTTGCTATTATACAGCAGTTAACTGAACCACGAGATCAGATGTAAtgcatttaataaatatataaataaatatcgaTCCAATACAATTAATACACGTAGTGTctagtgtctgtgtgcatgatgtgtcataaaatataaataataatatcctTATTTAATTTGTATGAAAAAAGTTAACAATTAAGTAAAATCCTGCCACTTTAATAATCTAGACGTCCATGTCTGCATTGATGAATGTTTGGAATGGGCTGCACTGCTGAAACAAGGAACGTTTCAGATCTTTTTGACTCATCAATTGTGAAATTGTGATGCTAAATCATGGCTGTTATAGACGAGACATGttcttgcattaaaaaaaacaaaaaccctgaAATCCGGAAGAGGAATCAAGAAAAGGGGAGACATTTGAAACCAGAAAACAGACTTTATCttaagagaaaacaattttCATTTTATTGGACAATACTGTGGAATCATTTTTTAACTTATTAGTAAGTGTTTATAGTATGCATGTTAAACCGTTTCCACGGGCGTAATAATAAAGCAACTGTCTAAATAAGACTTAACATTGTTACATCACATCCCTGCACATTATATTGCCAAAATCCCATTTTAATACTATATGCTTTTCCAACCCCATCTAGTTGAAATGTAACAGTGAGTTGTGGCTTTCATTGTACAATACATCTACAAGTGTGGCATCTGAGCAGAacacatggcaaaataaaagctttccGGAGAGGTTCACCAAAGGGTGAGAAAGACTGAAAGGATATTAATATTGACAGCTACAATGTATATAGGACTAATCGACCAAAAAAGGGTGGAGGTGTTGCAGTCTTTGTTAAATCTAAGTTTCATGTAAAGATTATTCTCTCTacatcactgacaaaacaatttgaacttttGGCTCTTGACTTGGAAGTATCAAAAGCTCTCCATATCACTGTCGCTGGTTGCTACAGACCACCTTCAGCTGTCAGTGACGCTTTACCGTCTTTAGCTTTTGCAGCTTTTGTCCAGTCTAAACTATAATGAAATTGTCATTGTGGGTGATCTTAACTGGAACTGGCTGCTACAAGCATCAGaggacattaaaaaaatactgcaattccttaaatctctttcagatTGTTGGCAGTCCCACGAGACCCAATCAGAAATCTCCTGAAAAATCCTCCTTAATTGATCTTATCCTTACAAATACTCCTCACAAATACACCActgcttctgtatttgcaaATGACATCAGTGACCACTGTGTCATTGCCACAGTAAGGAATACAAAAGTCCAAGACAAAACCCCATGTCATCATAAAGtgtgatatgaaacattttgtggagcaaGGTTTTTTTCAGGACCGGTTTCTCTTCGATTGAGAGAAAATCAATCTCATTTCCGATGTCGAAAATGCTTGGAAATTCttttatgatggttttattataattgttgatagGCACGCCCCCTTAAGACAGTACAGAGTAAAAGGCCACTGTCTGTAAATGCTTTAATTAATGTTATGATTgtgactgtgctgctgcctgtccTAGgcaggactctcttgaaaaagagatttttaatctcaatgagacctatcctagtaaaataaaggttacattaaaaaaatagctgcaacaattagtcgacaAATTGATTCGTCAaccaacaaaataataaaaaataaaaataatcagcaactattttgataaatcaattcattgttgaaTTAATTGTTCATGCAttaatggcagaaaatgctgtttcagtCACTCAGATATGGAGATTTCCCATTCTTCTCtttttacatcatattaaactaaacatctttgggttttgggattaaacaagacatttaaaccTTGGATTTTGAGAGTctgggatggacatgtttcactattttctaaaatgtaaaataccaaatgattaatctagaaaataatcagcagattcattgataatgaaaaatGATCGTTAGCTGCAGCGAATtgagaaacaaaataattttATAAGCAGTTAACTCCCTATTCACCAGTCAATGTTAAAGATTATTCAAGTGATCAGTTTAGGCGCAAACTGAGCAACCTCCTACATACAAGATTAATGAAGGAAAATACTTTGCAATaacctttgtgttttaaagcaaGGTAACTCTTTCTTCAGTGCCTCAAACATAGATGAGCACCAGCCTTAAATGGATGGGTTTACAGTAGACATCACTTACTGCAGAACGGgtcaaataaaaatagtaaatatagATACACAATTCATATTGCCTCAATAAAATCACACACAAGGTAACAGTTAGTGTGGCTTCAGTACATTTTATCTGTAGGTAGGTGATGTATTAAACACACTTAACAGATTGAATGTCTAATAATAGTAACTTTTCATCCATTTATTAAAAAGAAGGGAACAAAAGGATATCAGACATATTTTATTGAAGGCAGACTGACTACTCTATTGAGAGGAATCACACGGGTCAACAGCAGCACAGTGTAGTCATCCAGTATATCAATATACTCACATCAGCTACTGTATGAAAGATGAAATGCATGGTCTAGCTGAAAATGTgggaaatatattataaaacacaataactaTTTTAAACCATAGCAATAACAATTGTCCATTCCTGGTTTCCAAGCACCAAAACACTCATTCAGATGCAATGCTgtacaaacaaaaaggcacTTAATGCTCCTGCAAACTGATTGCTTAAAAATATGATGCTTTCAATTACCTATTTCTTCATTTCATTCTTGTGTACGAACACTGACAAgtatatgaaaatgaaatacaaatattctcTGGTAAAAGctaacaaacaatacaaaaacaggTTTATAAACAgtgtattagtagtaatagtgcAGTATCACAAGATGTGTGTAGTCTGTGGTGGAATGCCTATTCTACAATGTGACATGCATAGTGTAAGTTAGCAACAATATATTGGACTGCTGCAGTTAGGTTACAGACGGTAGCCGACGTATAACGAGTCAAAGCatagaaaagtaaaaatattctaCAGTACATGCCCAGGAGAAATCAGGAAGAATACATGACGTCACATCTCAAATCAGTGGAAGGCAGTATAATAAATGGCCATTAGTGAGGTGCGCTTGTTTGTTAAATGTATCAGCATTAGGGTGAAGCTCAGAGAGACACCTGGAGGTCTCTGCCATGCGGTGGCGTCGGTCTCTGGCGTGTTAAGGTAGCATACTGTGTTGCAGCACGTTAGATAGGCTTGCTTTGGTGTACAGACTGAGATTTCAACAGCATAGTCAAAAGTTCTTGGTCAGTTGGTCTGTGCAATAAGACAGAGTCCTGTCCCGTGAAAATGTATCTCAAAGTttggtgatttatttttattttttagacgCAGTTATGTTCCTTAACGTGTTGAGAAAACGCTATTTTTAAACTGaataaccaataaataaaataaattcaaatggaGGTCATAATGTGAAAGTAGTGCTAAACAGGAAGCGTTCTCGTTTTGTCTTCTTGTGCCAGAAGTTGCACAAGTACAATATTGCATCAGTTTACTTTGCTGATCAGGTCGGACCAAGCAACTTTGAGTCAACTGTGCGTGGATGTCACATGTACCAATGGTGCAGATTGAAAGTTAAACTTTGAatatcaaaaaaagaaagcgGTTAGCTGTGTGATCAATAAGTCATAACCAAAAAATACCAAGTACAGTGCTTTGCAAAAATTGAAACCCCTTTGATAAATGGGCTTAGCGCCTACACGTTTCAACCTCAGTCTTTGTCAGGGCAGTTCAAACTCTTACTGGTCTCATGAAATGTCGTTGGATCCAAAGAGCCCTTTTGTTAAATTAGTTTTTGTATTACCTGCATTTGTGAAGTTCATTCCTCAGCCAATCTACAGGCATCTTGTTCACTCTTTAAACGTTGAATACGATATGCTAACCATTCAGTGGCAAGAATAAGAGCTGGGTAGGATTAAATAATTGCTAACTAACTTTCAGCTTTGGGTGGTTCTTGACTCTAATTTGATTCTTTTATTGGTGCAAATCAATTGATGCTGTCCAATGAGGACGTAAATGGGTCATTTTACGTAGCTTCAACAAcataatgctttaaaatgtctgtttcGTCCTGTTATTTTACCGGTTTGGACTacttttacaaatgaaaattactgtagaattatttttaaaagtggGACGCCCCGCCGGCTCCTacctgcaacaacaacaatccGCAAATATTATGTCTTAAAAGCATGTACTTCCCCAATACAGACAATGTGCTCCCATACGGCTTCTTCATGGTcactaacaccaacactaaACGTTTCTACCAGTACAttactaaagtgtcttcacccTTAGGTGACAACAAGGCACTGGCAGTTTGAAAAAGCAGAATAGTAGAAACACGCCCTTAGATCGTCCCCTGAAAGAGTTTGTGGTCACTCTCAcacaatgtttaatgttataTGGGGACATGTACTGTAGTTCTTGAAGTTCAACCCCCAGTGAGAGTAGAAAGATGTAATGCAGTGGGTATACTCTAATGAGGTTCAACACTTCTGATTAACAGCAGCTCTGGAGTGCTGCAGAAAGGGCAACGCGCTCATGAGATATCGCACAGTTGTCAATTGGAGTCGTTGTCTGAGGATTTCTCTAAGGCTCGTCTCAGACTCATGAAGTCACTCCATCATATGGTGCTCAGACAACGCTGCATTTATCTCCGCCAAGGATTGTTTTCAGCCCGgtgcgtttgtgtgtttgtctgtcaccagggttacggaaaaactactggcctgactttcatgaaacttgatggaAGAGTGAAGCGTGGGCCAAAGAACAGCccgttacattttggagcggatccgaatcacaaGGCGGATACACTCCTCAAGTCTCACTTTGgttaacattgcaagataggACATTTGTGCTGCTTTCACGTGGTGTTGGAATTATCGGAGAAATTGGATTTCGACTGGGAAAATTCCCAGGAACAGATATCCACGTGTTTCTTAATCGCTCTGAGccataaaatacaacatatccTTTTGCTTATGAACACACTAAAATTGGAAGAATGACTTCCCGACCCAGGAAATCTGACCTTTCTAgaagcatgtgaatgcaccattggccttggcggaggtctgcactctcgAGTGTCATTTCATTGTCTTTATGTAAAACCCTCTAATAGAATAGCCACTTCAGTTTAACCTTGGAAGCGTAGCGGTTAAtagattatttagtttttcacaTTACTGTACTcttaatatacacacacaactttagAAGATAAATATTGTCACTCACACTTAGATCCCTCGCTTGGTCCTTTGCATGTTCATATATTATCAGTTAAATGTCTCAAGCTTTTATCAAGTCTTTTCCTCAAATGTCAgtgtaaaatgttcatatttggTCTTTGGGATGCGTGGGGGGGAGAGTTGATCAGCGAGTTTAACCCTGCTCCAGACTCTCCGTCACTTGCACAGCAGAGTACGTGGGTGCAGTCGCCTGACGGGTGAAGAAGGACGCTGCTCGTTTCGGCTTCAAGCGTTTGATTTCTTTTCCTGAAAGACAAAAATCgagagaaataagaaaaattACTCCAATTAAGTATCTACAAGGAGATTGTCTGGGTACAGCTGTAGCTCAGAAAGATTATACAGCAAGTAGGCTTGGACTATTTAATGTAACCATTGGACTCACCGTTGTCCACGTAGCTGATAGTGTTAAGTGAATGGACCCGACTGCACAGAACGCTGCTTTGTCTGCGCAGCATCCCGCGCCGTCCTCCGCGTCCGTTCTTGTTTTTGCCATCTTGCCCAGCAGGCTGCTGGGACAGACTCAGCTCACCGTCCATTtcagctgcagctcctccatcAGACGCAGACTTCAGCTCCACACAGAACTCAATGAAGCCGCTCATTAGCTCTGCCTAgttaacaaaagcaaaacaagtaCAAAAGACTAAGTCTGAGCCTTAAACTAGAGCTGCAATAATTAGTTGTTTGACAGAAACACAATAGCCTACAGCATATAACTATTGATAATGGATTAATCGTTAAAgcaatttttcatgcaaaaatattgtttacagcccctcaaatatgaagatttcctgcttttctgttttatatcatattaaagggaatatgtttgggttttggactgacaaaacaacacatttaaagacatcaccttggacttttaGAAGCTAGGATCGACATCAATATTTACCAAATAATTGAATCGAGAAAGTAATCGTTAATTGCAGCCCTACCTGAAACATTAACATAATGAACAGCTTACTTTCTAATGGCCCGTTAGTGAACCACAGGCACATAAAGGGTCACATTGCCAGCTTTGGATTATGGCCTGACGTGATTATGTATTACTGCCTCAACTATTATGTAACATCTATTCAACATCTGTTGTCTTTTTCAACCCAACAATCATTGAACAAGGATGATACACAAGAGTACAATAAAACATTAGAAATCTATTAAGTTTCAACACTAATATCGAGTGTTGTGCTCCTCTAAGAACAAaaagctccagcagcagcagcctgatcCTGGAGCTCTCAAAAACACCAGGTGCAGTGCGCTCGCTGGAGACGGCTGCATCCCCTCACTACTTGTTGAAAACGTTTGAAGTGAAACACACATACTAAGGACTACATCTGTCACAGCAGCAAGACGTTCTTAAATAGATTTTCACAGATGACAGGTGCgacccaaaaaataaaaaagccaaTCAACACAACATGCTCAACAGCTCTGAGGCGAGCCAAGGCAACAGGACACATGTTGGCTGGTGACACCGTATGTACAGGTGTTAAatattatcttatcttatcagATGATTAGTGGATTCAAACTAATTAAACAAAATTCTACCTGTTTTGAGTAGATCTTTAGTAACTTGTTGACAGGAGTGCCGTCTTCATCTCCATCAAACTCCAGCCACAGAATGTGCGAGTCCCCCTGGTCCTCGGGGTA of Cottoperca gobio chromosome 14, fCotGob3.1, whole genome shotgun sequence contains these proteins:
- the vps51 gene encoding vacuolar protein sorting-associated protein 51 homolog, with the translated sequence MDSEADGLVAVSGDSGPDRKRRVHGMLKLYYGLNEEGKTAELADSLDPCDINGPQFDPELFLNKLRRECSLAELMDQETCMVKQIRSLDSDMQTLVYENYNKFISATDTIRKMKNDFKKMEDEMDCLSANMSAITEFSARISGTLQDQHAQITKLSGVHTLLRKLQFLFELPARLNKCLEMQAYAQAVRSHRLARCVLQQYSHLPSFKGIQDDCHAIMDKLAQELRQKFRDGGSSAKDLSECVEMLLQLDEPAEELCDKFLSHARSRLESDLQGLEAEIRPYPSASAVKDVSARGLSSPAAPGSPTHNFPKTSNIFSPSSNTDILEFIDRGCNEFVSSLCLAITSYQELFINHAQTGELASKNIPQMANGKLHVFVDDLATRYFSLVERRIQEEKGVGDNSLLVRALDRFHRRLQAVTKLLPGSSVSSQGTEIVIRAATERVKQYLSALQSFYMDSLTDVRQALATPRLSVASASVAGGGALLGGVASGRDAPTSLPELLSSLSASILNQIKSVLASVHLFTAKDITFSNKPYFKGEFCSQGVRESLVVSFIKFVCQSSRQFCESAGDKGGSTPPALLLLLSRLCLDYETSTISYILTLTDEQFLVQHHSPVTPVTTLCTEAREAAQKLLNHYVKVQGLIISQMLRKSVETRDWVNTIEPRNVRAVMKRVVEDTTSIDVQVGFLYEEGVRKAHSSDSSKRTFSVYSSSRQQARYAASYTPSAPMDTNLLSNIHKLFSERIDIFSSVEFNKVSVMTGIIKISLKTFLECVRLRTFGRYGLQQIQVDCHYLQMYLWRFVSDENLVHFLLDEIVGSSAHRCLDPAPMEQSVIEVICERG